In the genome of Candida dubliniensis CD36 chromosome 3, complete sequence, the window GAATTGCTAAAGTCCCCCTCCtcatcttcttcagcaATGCTAAACTGGGCTTTTCTTTTGTCCTGGGGCTGCATCTCAGCATGAAACATCAACAACGTCTTTTCATCTTTAACTTCTTTCATGGCTGCTACAATATGTGCTGGCGTAATAGCAGGAAACTCATCAACCCCCGACTCAATCAAAAACGCTTTAAATCCACGTACACCCATTCGGATCAATGGTTTCAAGTCGTATAAATTATCAGGAATGAGCCCGCCCCAAAACCCCACATCAACCCAGGTTTGGCCTTTGGCAGCATTGATCTTTAAGTTAAAGTTGGCGACAGTGGTGGTAGGTGGAATCGCATTCAACGGCATATCAATCACTGTAGTCACACCACCAGACGCTGCAGCTTTCGTCCCTGTCTCAAACCCTTCCCATTCAGTCCGGCCCGGCTCGTTCAAGTGAACGTGTGCATCAACTAGCCCGGGCATGATCACTGATGGCGTTACATTTCTATAGTCTATAGGGAAAACATTATAGCTTGTCAAAATTGGATCACTGGGCGGTAACACTCTATCAACAACCTCTAGTATCGTTCCTGATTCAACtgaaaaaataatagtAGCTGGTAAAAGTGTGTCGTTGATTAACACCCTTGTAGACGATAATGCTCGTGACATGGTTATCGATCAGAGAAAGAAAGTGTTCTACATTCGACGAAATttagaatatatatatgatttgagataaagttttttttttgtgtaaCGATTCGGCCAAAACCGAAACCTGGAAATCGGATCCCGCTAATATGTGATCAACTGCTTACCGGCTTTAGAATTGGCTACCCCATCTTTATACAACTCGTGCAATTCCTTACTACCGTCAAACTTAGTTTCATTCGACTTGGCATCCTTCAATTGACCCGATTCGTACCATTCAATAATCTGATTCAATGttttcaactttaattCCCTATTGTGTTTCAACAACTCAGTCACCCAGAACCCAGCACTAGTAAAGTTCTTGAAAATGTGTAATGACGTGGGGATAGTTACTGGCTGGAATGACATCCCCCCGTACGTCAACATCAAcccattattattcaacTTTCTTGCAATACCAGTAGAGCTTTTCCCACCAACACAATTGAGTGCCAACTTTGCTTCACCACCAGACTCTTTAATCCAGCCTTTAATAGTAGGACCAAACTCTTTCGAATTGTTCTGCTCTTCAGTAATCACTTGCGTGGCTCCCAATCCCTTCAACTCACCCACAACCTCTTCAAGATTAGGTCTATCTCTAATGACCGATATCGAGttgaaattcaacaatttcccAACCTGCGACGCATACTTACCCACAGCAGAGTTGCCACCATTTTGAATAAACCAATCCTTTCCTGGGGTCAACTTGACGTAATGGGTCAACATAAGGTAGGCGGTCATGGGGTTGACGGAGATTGTGGCCCCTTGGTTGAGCGATAACCCGTACGGTTTGCCACTGGTTCTAGATTGGGTTGGGTTAGgcaattgaataaaatcCTGCTCCTCCCCTAAAGCATGAGTTCTCCAAGTACCAAAATTGACATTGGCTGGGATAACCCAGTCGCCAACCTCAAGACCCTTCACATTGTCTCCAACCTTAAGAACTTCAAATAACCCTTCGTTCCCACATGGTGCTGCTGGCTGTGATGTCCCAAACGCAGTAGTCTTTTCTGGTTTTGATGGGTAAACCCCTTggatttgattaatatcGGATGGGTTTACTGGCGAAGCCAACGTTTTCACCACAACTTGGTTCGGAGTTAAGTGATCGTCGTCGATCTCAAACTTCTGGGTGAACAACACATCTTTGGGTTCACCGTGTTGGCTATAAAGCACAGCTTGAGCAGTAATCATAGTTCTGAATTGGTGAGTAGCTAACAAGCTTGGACGTTTCAATAAAGAGTACATggttgaagaaaaaaaaagagttgTGTGGATCtcaacgaaaaaaaaaaaaaaaaaagaaatatgtGTATTAAATTCTACTTACTTAATCGTTGTTGCTTTTGCAATCTTTTCAACTTCGTGTTTTGATAAGTACCTAAGAAAAAGTAAACCACATTGAAAAACACCACCCAGAGCTCAGGCGGTACAAACTTTTGTGCAATCACGAGGGCAATTGAGGAAGTCACTAAAGAACTCTTCAATACCCCAAAATACCCTTTCTTCAACCCAGCACGTACAATCGCAACAACCTTGTTGAGCTCGGTCACTGGGTCGATTGTACCCTTGGGCAACTTGTAATTATTGATCAACGCAATCCAAGAAACAAAACACGCAGCAAGTGTTGGTGTTACCGTACTCAACGACGTCAAGATCTGTAAGATCTTTCCAGACTTTGTCAATGGACCTTTAAATATCTTActattaatgataaagtaCATGTAGTGACTAATTGGAGTGGCAATACAACTCCCATAAATAATCATCGTCAACAATTTCTCAGTAAACACATGTTTGATCTTGATACCAGCAATCTTCGTTTCCTTGAATTCGTTAGTTATCACCGACGCAACGGTCTCGTTCAACCCAGAAAACACCCCACTGGTGATTGATTTCGTCAATAACGGGTACTTGATTATATATGCCAAGTACTGGGCATTCAATGATTGCAAGGCCGACATGGCTGGTGGAAAAGTTgtactaaaaaaaaaattctttttttttggggtgTTGGCTCTGTTTATATAGATAAGCGGATTACTCCGCATTGGTTAATTATCCGTCAACACGCCAAGCTTATCTCCCAAGTACCCTATCTCTTCAAAAATCACATAGATTTCGTGAAAATATTCATCAAAAAAGTGCAACCAATCGTATCTCACCAACATAGCTAGTCCCACACTATTTGGGTGAATCACCCAAAACAATAGCAATTTCGTTGCCCTCCCAGTTTGTAATCCCGGAAGAACACTACGAGAGTAACTACGTCATTGTAAGATAACCACggaaatttgtttttacGATAAAATTGCTATACCAGAAGTTTGTATCCCTTATTGTACCCCACTTATTCGTGTCAAATAGCAAGCTTCCGCCCAATCTTTcagaaaaaagaaatattatttgacATGTTGTGCATaattaacaatattttttttttttgccctATTGTTACTCCGGAGAAACACAACTTAGTTATATTGTTCGTGTTACACAAACACCAAACGTTTGTATTAACTAGTGTGTTGGATCGACACCATTCGTACATCCAAACTATAGAATTTACAAAAGAGTCAGCTAATCAGCTGTAAATTATATGCACTCCTAATATAAGCACGATATCTTTAATTGTGCTACTCCCACCTTGTGGCTTCTCCCCCACCCCACCATTGTTTACTAGCCTTGCATTATAAAAGAAGCCCACTTTTCCCCCAACCTGCCTTGCTGGTCTAATTTACCAATCAGTTAAAAATGGCTACAACCACCAAACCAACTGCAAACG includes:
- a CDS encoding 2-enoyl thioester reductase (Similar to S. cerevisiae ETR1), with the protein product MYSLLKRPSLLATHQFRTMITAQAVLYSQHGEPKDVLFTQKFEIDDDHLTPNQVVVKTLASPVNPSDINQIQGVYPSKPEKTTAFGTSQPAAPCGNEGLFEVLKVGDNVKGLEVGDWVIPANVNFGTWRTHALGEEQDFIQLPNPTQSRTSGKPYGLSLNQGATISVNPMTAYLMLTHYVKLTPGKDWFIQNGGNSAVGKYASQVGKLLNFNSISVIRDRPNLEEVVGELKGLGATQVITEEQNNSKEFGPTIKGWIKESGGEAKLALNCVGGKSSTGIARKLNNNGLMLTYGGMSFQPVTIPTSLHIFKNFTSAGFWVTELLKHNRELKLKTLNQIIEWYESGQLKDAKSNETKFDGSKELHELYKDGVANSKAGKQLITY